In Rattus norvegicus strain BN/NHsdMcwi chromosome 3, GRCr8, whole genome shotgun sequence, a genomic segment contains:
- the Or8k24 gene encoding olfactory receptor Olr496: protein MENHTFEMVTEFILLGITDRSELQAPLFGLFLSIYLTSLIGNLGMIILTIVDSRLHTPMYFFVRHLATTDLGYTTAVGPKMLQNFLVDQNTISFYLCAIQLTFFSMFIACEIYILSAMSYDRYVAICKPLLYMVIMSKRLCWVLIIIPYLYCSIVALLITIKIFTLSFCGSNVISHFYCDSLPLLSLVCSNTQEIEVMLLCFSAFHLIVSLLLVLVSYLLIFIAILRMNSAEGRRKAFSTCGSHLTVVTVFYGTLIFMYMQPKSSHSFDTDKVASIFYTMVIPMLNPLIYSFRNKDVKDAFHRTRKTIHHVFF, encoded by the coding sequence ATGGAGAACCATACCTTCGAAATGGTGACTGAATTCATCCTGCTGGGCATCACTGACCGTTCTGAGTTGCAAGCCCCATTATTTGGACTATTCCTCAGCATTTATCTGACCTCCCTGATTGGCAACTTGGGCATGATCATCCTGACCATAGTTGACTCCAGGCTGCATACACCCATGTACTTTTTTGTCAGACACCTTGCTACTACAGACCTTGGTTATACAACAGCTGTGGGACCAAAAATGTTACAAAATTTTCTTGTAGATCAAAACACAATATCATTTTATCTTTGTGCTATCCAGTTGACTTTCTTTAGTATGTTCATTGCTTGTGAAATTTATATTTTGTCTGCAATGTCCTATGATAGATATGTGGCCATCTGTAAGCCTCTGTTGTATATGGTTATCATGTCAAAAAGACTATGCTGGGTACTCATAATCATCCCTTATCTTTACTGTTCAATTGTGGCTCTTCTAATCACAATTAAGATTTTCACTTTGTCTTTCTGTGGCTCCAATGTTATTAGTCATTTCTACTGTGACAGTCTTCCTTTGTTATCTTTAGTCTGCTCAAATACACAAGAAATAGAAGTGATGTTGTTgtgtttttctgcttttcatttgaTTGTCTCTCTTCTACTTGTTCTTGTGTCCTACCTGCTAATATTTATAGCCATCCTCAGGATGAACTCTGCTGAGGGCAGGCGCAAGGCTTTCTCTACCTGTGGGTCCCACCTGACAGTGGTGACTGTCTTCTATGGGActttaatatttatgtatatgcagCCCAAATCCAGTCATTCCTTTGACACTGATAAAGTGGCTTCAATATTTTACACCATGGTCATCCCCATGTTGAATCCTTTGATCTACAGCTTTAGAAATAAAGATGTAAAAGATGCTTTCCATAGGACACGGAAAACAATACACCATGTTTTCTTTTGA